One genomic segment of Mycolicibacterium gilvum includes these proteins:
- a CDS encoding NADPH-dependent FMN reductase: protein MTSTQPFIVGLGGTLRANSSTERALRYCLTAVEKQGGRTRLFAAEDLDLPMYAPHELERTPRALELVKSLRDADAVVVGSPGYHGAVSGLVKNALDYIEDLREDPRVYLDNTPWGCISCAYGWQAAVGTLTQLRSIGHALRAWPTPLGVAINSADPIWDPSGDLADTDQGKAVANQLELLAAQVLAFAQTNREAR from the coding sequence GTGACATCAACTCAGCCGTTCATCGTCGGTCTCGGCGGAACCCTGCGTGCCAATTCGTCGACCGAGCGCGCGTTGCGCTACTGCCTGACGGCGGTGGAGAAGCAGGGTGGCCGGACGAGGCTGTTCGCCGCCGAGGATCTCGATCTGCCGATGTATGCGCCCCACGAGCTGGAAAGGACCCCGCGCGCACTGGAACTGGTCAAATCGCTGCGGGACGCCGACGCCGTCGTGGTCGGCTCACCCGGCTACCACGGGGCGGTGTCCGGGCTGGTGAAGAACGCGCTCGACTACATCGAGGACCTGCGCGAGGACCCTCGCGTCTATCTCGACAACACCCCGTGGGGGTGCATCAGTTGCGCCTACGGGTGGCAGGCCGCCGTCGGTACCCTGACGCAGCTGCGCAGCATCGGGCACGCGCTGCGGGCGTGGCCGACCCCACTGGGGGTGGCGATCAACTCGGCCGATCCGATCTGGGATCCCTCCGGCGATCTCGCGGACACCGATCAGGGCAAGGCGGTCGCCAACCAGCTCGAACTGCTGGCCGCCCAGGTGCTCGCCTTCGCCCAGACGAACCGTGAGGCGAGGTGA
- a CDS encoding cyclase family protein produces the protein MTGTMADFRKAADEVRNWGRWGDDDEVGTLNFITPEKVAEAARLVTQGKVISLGGDFSSGGPQGAFKFRQNPVHVMTVDGGDASTLVEYGPKWLRNAVAADMSAFFADNPFRFNDDIIVMPLQAATQWDAMSHVYYEDKLYNGFPADSVTSFGAFHLGIEKVDRKGITSRGVLLDVVAHRGADVFCEPGEPITPDELDEIVARQQVEIRSGDIVVVHTGWWTRFLATGDGGEAGSGLHWTCAKWLHRHEVAAVASDNLMVEDPNPANGVEGTFLPMHMLCLRDMGLMLGEYWDLGPLAADCAADGVYEFQLVAPPLKVVGAVGAPVSPIAIK, from the coding sequence ATGACCGGCACCATGGCTGACTTCCGGAAGGCGGCCGACGAGGTCCGCAACTGGGGGCGGTGGGGCGACGACGACGAAGTCGGCACCCTGAATTTCATCACCCCGGAGAAGGTCGCCGAGGCGGCCCGACTGGTCACCCAGGGCAAGGTGATCTCGCTCGGCGGGGACTTCAGCTCGGGCGGACCACAGGGCGCGTTCAAGTTCCGGCAGAATCCGGTGCATGTGATGACCGTCGACGGCGGGGACGCCTCGACGCTGGTCGAATACGGACCGAAGTGGTTGCGCAACGCGGTCGCCGCCGACATGAGCGCGTTCTTCGCCGACAACCCGTTCCGGTTCAACGACGACATCATCGTGATGCCGCTGCAGGCCGCGACCCAGTGGGACGCGATGTCGCACGTGTATTACGAAGACAAGCTGTACAACGGCTTTCCGGCCGACTCCGTGACCAGCTTCGGAGCCTTCCACCTCGGCATCGAGAAGGTCGACCGCAAGGGGATCACGTCGCGCGGCGTGCTGCTCGACGTCGTCGCCCACCGTGGCGCCGACGTCTTCTGCGAACCGGGCGAACCGATCACCCCCGACGAACTCGACGAGATCGTCGCCCGCCAGCAGGTCGAGATCCGCTCCGGGGACATCGTCGTCGTCCACACCGGCTGGTGGACACGGTTTCTGGCCACCGGCGACGGCGGTGAGGCCGGCTCGGGTCTGCACTGGACGTGTGCGAAATGGCTGCACCGACACGAGGTCGCCGCGGTCGCGTCGGACAATCTGATGGTCGAGGACCCCAACCCCGCCAACGGCGTGGAAGGGACCTTCCTGCCGATGCACATGCTGTGTCTGCGCGACATGGGCCTGATGCTCGGGGAGTACTGGGACCTCGGACCGCTGGCCGCCGACTGCGCGGCAGACGGCGTCTACGAATTCCAGCTCGTCGCACCGCCGTTGAAGGTGGTCGGTGCGGTCGGCGCACCTGTCAGCCCGATCGCGATCAAGTGA
- a CDS encoding coniferyl-alcohol dehydrogenase, with translation MSALGELVRYDGRHVVVTGCASGIGAQAARLLHDLGARVTGLDVRAPEDVSALTDFISVDLADQDSVRAAAAAVDGAVDALFNVAGVSSGIGDPLLVLRINFLGMRQFTESLLDRMPAGGAVTNVSSLAASAYRENAHVTAGLLATRSVDEGLRWCADHPEALADGGYRQSKEAIILYGMQRVTDLGARGIRVNCTAPGVTETPILDQLRSAYGQQYLDSFTAPLGRVSTPEEQAAVLVFLGSRAAGYISGQVLWTDGGILGRRIASQMFDEPLAQGN, from the coding sequence GTGAGCGCTCTCGGTGAACTGGTGCGCTACGACGGCAGGCACGTCGTCGTGACAGGCTGCGCGTCGGGTATCGGAGCGCAGGCCGCACGCCTTCTGCACGACCTCGGGGCCCGGGTGACCGGCCTGGATGTCCGCGCACCGGAGGATGTTTCGGCGCTCACCGACTTCATCTCCGTCGACCTTGCCGACCAGGACTCGGTGCGGGCGGCCGCTGCGGCCGTCGACGGCGCGGTCGACGCGCTGTTCAACGTGGCCGGGGTGTCCTCGGGGATCGGTGATCCACTGCTGGTCCTGCGCATCAATTTCCTGGGCATGCGGCAGTTCACCGAATCCCTTCTCGACAGGATGCCGGCGGGCGGCGCGGTCACCAACGTGTCGTCGCTGGCGGCGTCGGCGTACCGGGAGAACGCGCACGTCACCGCAGGCCTGCTCGCCACCCGATCGGTGGACGAGGGGCTGCGGTGGTGTGCTGATCATCCCGAGGCGCTGGCGGACGGCGGGTACCGCCAGTCGAAGGAGGCGATCATTCTGTACGGCATGCAGCGTGTGACCGACCTGGGCGCGCGCGGCATCCGTGTCAACTGCACCGCACCGGGCGTCACCGAGACACCGATCCTCGACCAGTTGCGGTCGGCGTACGGCCAGCAGTACCTCGACTCGTTCACCGCACCGCTGGGACGGGTGTCGACGCCCGAGGAGCAGGCCGCCGTTCTGGTCTTCCTCGGTAGCCGGGCAGCCGGCTACATCTCGGGTCAGGTGCTGTGGACCGACGGCGGGATACTCGGCCGGCGCATCGCCTCGCAGATGTTCGACGAACCCCTGGCACAAGGGAATTGA
- a CDS encoding LLM class flavin-dependent oxidoreductase: protein MKISLFYEFPLPRPWSDDDEHQLFQHGLDEVELADKAGFSTVWLTEHHFLEEYCHSTAPELFLAAASQRTKNIRLGFGVMHLPPPINHPARIAERVATLDHLSNGRVEFGTGEGSSVAELGGFNIDPADKRAQWEEALEVSIRCMTEAPFTGFKGEHVEMPARNVIPKPLQQPHPPVWVACTRPSSVGMAAEKAIGALSFAYTGPEALKDRVDGYYKDFEEKGTPITPAINPNLLAIGGDLSMMVAKTDEEALKRLGIGGGFFSFGIMHYYLTGMHTPGRTGVWELYEKAVKEDPTLAYGPGRGAIGSPETVREFLRGYEASGVDEIILLLNPRSHEGTMESIEIMGRDILPEFIERDEKAVKDKAKRLEPVIEKVEARRQSWDAPMFDETYSFGGLPTGRGGKFTAGEIPEAMAEINEGRVKAAQAEKDARAAKEAAG from the coding sequence ATGAAGATTTCACTGTTCTACGAGTTCCCGCTCCCGCGGCCGTGGTCGGACGACGACGAGCACCAGTTGTTCCAGCACGGTCTCGATGAAGTCGAACTCGCCGACAAGGCCGGCTTCTCGACGGTGTGGCTGACCGAACACCACTTCCTCGAGGAGTACTGCCACTCCACCGCGCCCGAGCTGTTCCTGGCCGCTGCGAGCCAGCGCACCAAGAACATCCGCCTCGGGTTCGGTGTCATGCACCTTCCGCCGCCGATCAACCATCCCGCGCGCATCGCCGAGCGGGTCGCCACCCTCGACCATCTGTCCAACGGTCGCGTCGAGTTCGGCACGGGCGAGGGCTCGTCGGTGGCCGAGCTGGGCGGGTTCAACATCGACCCCGCCGACAAGCGCGCGCAGTGGGAGGAGGCGCTGGAGGTCTCCATCCGCTGCATGACCGAGGCGCCGTTCACCGGCTTCAAGGGTGAGCACGTCGAGATGCCGGCGCGCAACGTGATCCCCAAGCCGCTGCAGCAACCGCACCCGCCGGTCTGGGTCGCGTGCACCCGTCCGTCCTCGGTCGGGATGGCCGCCGAGAAGGCCATCGGCGCACTGAGTTTCGCCTACACCGGCCCCGAGGCGCTCAAGGACCGGGTGGACGGCTACTACAAGGACTTCGAGGAGAAGGGCACGCCGATCACACCGGCGATCAACCCGAACCTCCTCGCGATCGGTGGCGACCTGTCGATGATGGTGGCCAAGACCGACGAGGAGGCCCTCAAGCGACTCGGAATCGGCGGCGGCTTCTTCTCGTTCGGGATCATGCACTACTACCTGACGGGGATGCACACCCCCGGTCGCACCGGGGTGTGGGAACTGTACGAGAAGGCCGTCAAGGAAGACCCCACCCTGGCCTACGGACCGGGTCGCGGCGCGATCGGCTCACCCGAGACCGTGCGCGAGTTCCTGCGCGGCTACGAGGCCAGCGGTGTCGACGAGATCATCCTGCTGCTCAACCCGCGTAGCCACGAGGGCACCATGGAGTCCATCGAGATCATGGGCCGCGACATCCTGCCCGAGTTCATCGAGCGCGACGAGAAGGCGGTCAAGGACAAGGCCAAGCGCCTGGAGCCGGTGATCGAGAAGGTCGAGGCGCGCAGGCAGAGCTGGGACGCACCGATGTTCGACGAGACCTACTCGTTCGGCGGACTTCCCACCGGCCGCGGCGGCAAGTTCACCGCCGGTGAGATCCCCGAGGCGATGGCCGAGATCAATGAGGGCCGCGTCAAGGCCGCTCAGGCCGAGAAGGACGCCAGGGCGGCGAAGGAAGCCGCGGGCTGA
- a CDS encoding FAD-binding protein encodes MTERRSTVQSFDHVTDVLVVGSGGGGMTAALAADAAGLDTLVVEKSPRFGGSTALSGGGIWVPGAPSQRREGHVVDPEQVVTYLKQITGGLVSDARLRKYVEAAPEMMEFLENLSPWLEFVWKPGYADYYPELPGGSALGSTINVPEIDLRTLGDEEQNLLTPLALAPKGIWFAPKDLRLFYQVRQSWKGKAVLVKLIWRMFRARVFGDRMAAIGQSLSARLRLAMKQQDIPLWLNSPMTELITDHDGPDARVIGAAVERDGRTLRVRADRGVVLASGGFDHDMQRRLQHLPELARVREMAPEGKDWSFGNPAAMGDGIRAGEKVGGATELLDEAWWFPAICWPDGRLQFMLNERMMPAQFIVNGAGKRFINEAAPYMDFAHAMIEGQRSGVTHIPCWLITDIRSFHRYVVGGHLPIPKVPFAPVPTGWKVPQAWLDSGVVKQGHTWEDLAREIGVPGTELRNTAERFNALAAKGHDDDFCRGDSAYDNYYGDQTLPNPNLYPLGKPPYYAFQIILGDLGTSGGLRTDEFARVLRSDDSAIPGLYAVGNASSAVMGRSYAGAGATIGPAMAFGYVAARHIAETETLTALDDQPLQAPDLQGGNQ; translated from the coding sequence ATGACCGAGCGCCGATCGACCGTCCAGTCCTTCGACCACGTCACCGACGTGCTGGTCGTCGGTTCCGGCGGCGGCGGGATGACCGCCGCCCTGGCCGCCGATGCCGCGGGGCTCGACACGCTGGTGGTGGAGAAGTCGCCCCGCTTCGGCGGTTCGACGGCATTGTCCGGAGGTGGCATCTGGGTTCCGGGAGCGCCGTCGCAGCGCCGCGAGGGCCACGTTGTCGACCCTGAGCAGGTGGTCACCTACCTCAAGCAAATCACCGGCGGGCTGGTCAGCGACGCCCGGTTGCGCAAGTACGTCGAGGCCGCTCCGGAGATGATGGAGTTCCTCGAAAACCTCAGCCCTTGGCTGGAATTCGTGTGGAAGCCCGGCTACGCCGACTACTATCCCGAACTGCCCGGCGGTTCGGCGCTGGGCAGCACCATCAACGTTCCCGAGATCGACCTGCGCACGCTGGGCGACGAGGAACAGAATCTGCTCACCCCGCTCGCCCTCGCACCGAAGGGAATCTGGTTCGCGCCCAAAGATCTGCGCCTGTTCTACCAGGTCCGGCAGTCCTGGAAGGGCAAAGCCGTTCTGGTGAAACTGATCTGGCGGATGTTCCGGGCGCGGGTCTTCGGTGACAGGATGGCCGCGATCGGGCAGTCGCTGTCGGCTCGCCTGCGGCTGGCGATGAAACAGCAGGACATCCCTCTGTGGCTGAATTCCCCGATGACCGAGCTGATCACCGACCACGACGGCCCGGACGCACGGGTGATCGGGGCGGCCGTCGAGAGGGACGGTCGCACACTCCGGGTGCGGGCCGACCGGGGCGTCGTGCTGGCCAGCGGGGGATTCGACCACGACATGCAACGGCGTCTGCAGCATCTGCCCGAACTGGCCCGGGTGCGCGAGATGGCCCCCGAGGGCAAGGACTGGAGCTTCGGCAACCCCGCAGCCATGGGCGACGGCATCCGGGCAGGCGAGAAGGTCGGCGGGGCAACGGAACTGCTGGACGAGGCATGGTGGTTTCCGGCGATCTGCTGGCCCGACGGCCGGCTGCAGTTCATGCTGAACGAACGCATGATGCCGGCACAGTTCATCGTCAACGGCGCCGGTAAGCGGTTCATCAACGAGGCAGCCCCGTACATGGACTTCGCGCACGCGATGATCGAGGGACAGCGTTCCGGCGTCACGCACATCCCGTGCTGGCTGATCACCGACATCCGATCGTTCCACCGGTACGTCGTCGGCGGACACCTGCCGATCCCGAAGGTGCCGTTCGCACCGGTGCCCACCGGGTGGAAGGTTCCGCAGGCCTGGCTGGACTCCGGCGTGGTCAAGCAGGGCCACACCTGGGAGGACCTGGCCCGCGAGATCGGGGTGCCCGGAACCGAACTACGCAACACCGCCGAGCGGTTCAACGCGCTGGCGGCCAAAGGGCACGACGACGACTTCTGCCGCGGGGACAGCGCATACGACAACTACTACGGCGATCAGACCCTTCCCAACCCGAACCTGTATCCGCTCGGGAAACCGCCCTACTACGCGTTCCAGATCATCCTCGGCGACCTCGGGACCTCGGGCGGACTGCGCACCGACGAGTTCGCCCGCGTCCTGCGCTCCGACGACTCGGCGATCCCCGGCCTCTATGCGGTCGGCAATGCGTCGTCCGCGGTGATGGGCCGCAGCTACGCCGGCGCAGGCGCCACCATCGGACCGGCCATGGCCTTCGGGTACGTGGCCGCCCGCCACATCGCGGAAACCGAAACCCTGACAGCCCTCGACGATCAGCCGCTCCAAGCCCCGGACCTTCAAGGAGGTAACCAGTAA
- a CDS encoding 3-carboxyethylcatechol 2,3-dioxygenase, with the protein MSHSPLLNLPGPAQELLDEIDKAIAAARDFVAEFDPELVVTFSPDHYNGFFYRAMPPFCIGTAAEGVGDYGTHEGPLDVPSDLATDCARAVLDHDVDVALSAAMDVDHGTVQPLQKLFGDATAKPVIPVFINSVATPLGPIRRVRALGAAVGAHLATLGKRVLVIGSGGLSHDPPVPTLATAPPAALDRIVRGVPMTTDQRQARQTAVIEAAREFASGRGTLAPLNPDWDREFLDIVDSGRLAEVDRWDNGWIAEQAGNSAHEVRTWIAAFAALAAQGEYVTENRFYRAAPELIAGFAIRTAVTT; encoded by the coding sequence ATGTCGCACAGCCCGCTGCTGAATCTTCCGGGACCGGCGCAGGAACTTCTTGACGAGATCGACAAGGCGATCGCCGCGGCCAGGGATTTTGTCGCCGAGTTCGATCCCGAGCTCGTCGTCACGTTCTCACCCGACCACTACAACGGGTTCTTCTACCGCGCCATGCCGCCGTTCTGTATCGGCACCGCCGCAGAAGGGGTCGGAGATTACGGGACTCACGAGGGGCCACTCGATGTCCCGTCGGACCTGGCCACCGACTGTGCGCGCGCGGTACTCGATCACGACGTCGACGTGGCGCTCTCCGCGGCGATGGACGTCGACCACGGCACCGTCCAGCCGTTGCAGAAGCTGTTCGGTGACGCCACCGCGAAACCGGTGATCCCGGTGTTCATCAACTCGGTCGCGACCCCGCTGGGGCCGATCAGACGGGTGCGGGCGCTGGGCGCCGCCGTCGGCGCCCACCTGGCGACGCTGGGCAAGCGGGTGCTGGTCATCGGCTCGGGAGGGTTGTCGCACGACCCCCCGGTGCCCACGCTGGCGACGGCGCCGCCCGCCGCGCTGGACCGTATCGTGCGCGGCGTCCCGATGACCACCGACCAGCGACAGGCACGCCAGACCGCGGTGATCGAGGCGGCGAGGGAATTCGCCTCGGGCAGAGGTACGTTGGCTCCGCTGAACCCGGACTGGGATCGCGAATTCCTCGACATCGTCGACAGCGGCCGGCTCGCCGAGGTGGACCGCTGGGACAACGGCTGGATCGCCGAGCAGGCGGGTAACTCCGCCCACGAGGTCAGGACCTGGATCGCGGCGTTCGCCGCGCTCGCGGCGCAGGGGGAGTATGTGACGGAGAACCGGTTCTACCGCGCCGCACCGGAATTGATCGCCGGGTTCGCGATCCGAACGGCGGTGACCACATGA
- a CDS encoding bifunctional 3-(3-hydroxy-phenyl)propionate/3-hydroxycinnamic acid hydroxylase, translated as MTEQTDVDVVIVGAGPAGLTLANILGLEGVRVLVVDERDKLIDYPRGVGLDDESLRTFQAIGLVDRVLPHTVPNQILRFFDAKRNLLAEMAPPDARFGWPKRNGFVQPMVDAELFGGLERFDNVEVRFGHRMHQCTQTNDRVEVEFDGGQASVSARYVVGCDGGRSVTRRLMGVSFDGTTSSTRWLVVDIANDPLGHPNSEVGADPRRPYVSIAIAHGIRRFEFMIHPDETDEEADDPAFVRRMLGQLIPYPERVDMIRHRVYTHHSRIAGSFREGRLMLAGDAAHLMPVWQGQGYNSGIRDAANLGWKLAAVVTGRAGEELLDTYDIERRKHARAMIDLSTMVGRVISPTNRKVAALRDRVIHAASAVPSLKRYVLEMRFKPMPRYQQGAVLHHAHAAPNSPTGTLFIQPRVDTRDTQNALLDDVLGTGFAVVCWSNNLRAVLGEEAFGRWKALGATFVEVRPMSQLRWPGHDDPDVAVIGDRTGALKAWFDVHTESVLFVRPDRCIAAACIAQRAPEISEGLFAALHLTGGAHLTQGGGTDGEKPDRAVLHVAQPAAESSGTGAGTS; from the coding sequence ATGACCGAACAGACGGACGTCGACGTCGTCATCGTCGGAGCCGGCCCGGCCGGGCTGACCCTGGCCAACATCCTCGGTCTGGAAGGCGTACGCGTCCTGGTCGTCGACGAGCGCGACAAGCTCATCGACTACCCCCGAGGTGTCGGTCTGGACGACGAGTCGCTGCGCACGTTCCAGGCGATCGGCCTCGTCGACCGCGTTCTGCCGCACACCGTGCCCAACCAGATCCTGCGGTTCTTCGACGCCAAGCGAAACCTCCTCGCCGAAATGGCGCCCCCCGATGCCCGGTTCGGTTGGCCGAAGCGCAACGGCTTCGTCCAACCGATGGTCGACGCCGAATTGTTCGGCGGGCTGGAGCGTTTCGACAACGTGGAGGTCCGGTTCGGCCATCGGATGCACCAGTGCACACAGACCAACGACCGCGTCGAGGTCGAGTTCGACGGCGGGCAGGCATCGGTGTCGGCGCGCTATGTCGTCGGATGCGACGGCGGGCGAAGTGTGACACGCCGTCTGATGGGCGTGTCGTTCGACGGAACGACGTCGTCGACCCGCTGGCTCGTCGTCGACATCGCCAACGACCCGCTCGGCCATCCCAACAGCGAGGTCGGCGCCGACCCGAGACGCCCCTACGTCTCGATCGCCATCGCCCACGGAATCCGCCGCTTCGAGTTCATGATCCATCCCGACGAGACCGACGAAGAGGCCGATGATCCGGCCTTCGTGCGGCGCATGCTGGGCCAGCTGATCCCGTATCCCGAGCGCGTCGACATGATTCGGCACCGCGTCTACACCCACCACTCCAGGATCGCCGGATCGTTCCGCGAAGGCCGCCTGATGCTCGCCGGTGACGCCGCGCACCTGATGCCGGTGTGGCAGGGGCAGGGCTACAACAGCGGCATCCGGGACGCGGCGAACCTCGGCTGGAAACTCGCCGCCGTCGTCACCGGCAGGGCGGGCGAGGAACTTCTGGACACCTACGACATCGAACGCCGCAAACACGCGCGTGCGATGATCGACCTCTCCACGATGGTGGGCAGGGTGATCTCGCCGACCAACCGCAAGGTGGCGGCGCTGCGTGACCGCGTGATTCACGCGGCGTCGGCGGTGCCGTCACTGAAACGGTATGTGCTGGAGATGCGGTTCAAGCCGATGCCGCGCTATCAGCAGGGGGCGGTCCTGCACCACGCCCACGCGGCGCCCAACTCGCCCACGGGCACGTTGTTCATCCAGCCCCGCGTCGACACCCGGGACACCCAGAACGCCCTGCTCGACGACGTGCTCGGCACCGGCTTCGCGGTCGTGTGCTGGAGCAACAACCTGCGAGCCGTACTCGGTGAAGAGGCGTTCGGGCGGTGGAAAGCGTTGGGCGCCACGTTTGTCGAGGTGCGGCCCATGTCGCAGCTGAGGTGGCCCGGCCACGACGATCCCGACGTCGCGGTGATCGGCGACCGTACCGGTGCGCTCAAGGCGTGGTTCGACGTCCACACCGAATCCGTGCTGTTCGTGCGACCCGATCGCTGTATCGCCGCGGCCTGCATCGCGCAGCGTGCACCCGAGATATCGGAGGGACTGTTCGCCGCGCTCCACCTCACCGGCGGAGCGCATCTGACCCAGGGAGGAGGGACCGATGGCGAAAAGCCAGATCGCGCTGTGCTGCATGTCGCACAGCCCGCTGCTGAATCTTCCGGGACCGGCGCAGGAACTTCTTGA
- a CDS encoding alpha/beta fold hydrolase: protein MAEFESVWSDLQGVAFSQGYLDAGGVRTRYLHAGDPTDPALVFLHGSGGHAEAYVRNLEAHAEHFSTWSIDMLGHGYTDKPGHPLEIRHYVDHLAAFLDAIGARRAHISGESLGGWVAARIAADRPERVDRLVLNTAGGSQADPEVMKRIITLSMAAAENPTWDTVQARIKWLMADKSKDYDDIVASRQRVYRQPGFADAMRDIMALQDPEIRQRNLLGPNEYGVITAPTLVVWTSDDPTADVEEGRRIASMIPGARFEVMPGCGHWPQYEDPKTFDRLHLDFLLGRA, encoded by the coding sequence GTGGCGGAGTTCGAGAGCGTGTGGAGCGACCTGCAGGGTGTCGCGTTCTCACAGGGATACCTCGACGCCGGCGGCGTGCGCACCCGCTACCTCCATGCCGGCGACCCCACCGATCCGGCGCTGGTCTTCCTGCACGGCTCCGGAGGTCATGCCGAGGCCTACGTGCGCAACCTTGAGGCGCATGCCGAGCACTTCTCCACGTGGTCGATCGACATGCTCGGCCACGGCTATACCGACAAGCCGGGGCACCCACTCGAAATCCGGCACTACGTCGACCATCTCGCCGCATTCCTGGACGCGATCGGCGCCCGTCGTGCCCACATCAGCGGCGAGTCTCTCGGCGGCTGGGTGGCAGCCCGTATCGCCGCCGATCGTCCGGAGCGCGTCGACCGGCTGGTGCTCAACACCGCCGGTGGTTCGCAGGCGGACCCGGAGGTGATGAAGCGGATCATCACCCTTTCGATGGCGGCGGCCGAGAACCCGACCTGGGACACCGTGCAGGCGCGCATCAAGTGGCTGATGGCCGACAAGTCGAAGGATTACGACGACATCGTCGCCAGCCGCCAGCGCGTCTACCGGCAGCCGGGTTTCGCCGATGCGATGCGCGACATCATGGCCCTCCAGGACCCCGAGATACGGCAGCGGAATCTGTTGGGGCCCAACGAGTACGGTGTGATCACTGCGCCCACCCTGGTGGTGTGGACGAGCGACGACCCCACCGCGGATGTCGAGGAGGGCCGCCGCATCGCGTCGATGATCCCCGGCGCCCGGTTCGAGGTCATGCCGGGGTGCGGGCACTGGCCCCAGTACGAGGACCCCAAGACCTTCGACCGGCTACATCTGGACTTCCTGCTGGGGCGCGCATGA
- a CDS encoding IclR family transcriptional regulator has translation MADPGNANAGPGAPGSQTLARGLNALQLVAGSPNGLTVAQVAEDIGVHRTIAYRLLSTLAQYRFVSKGEDGRYRSAAALAVLGASFDNNVRQLCVPTLRGLADELGTTVSLLVAEGDQQVAIAVMVPTNVFYQLSFHEGSRYPLDRGAAGIALLASMSPRPQERDLVRQARQQGWVITHGEIEPNTFGLAVPVRRRQPSPPTCINLISHREDVVIDGRDAVIKAANELSAVLS, from the coding sequence ATGGCTGATCCCGGAAACGCGAACGCGGGTCCCGGCGCCCCCGGATCCCAGACACTCGCCCGCGGCCTCAACGCGCTGCAGTTGGTGGCCGGCTCACCGAACGGCCTCACCGTCGCGCAGGTCGCCGAGGACATCGGGGTGCACCGCACCATCGCCTATCGCCTGCTCAGCACGCTGGCCCAGTACCGGTTCGTCAGCAAGGGCGAGGACGGACGCTACCGCTCCGCCGCCGCGCTCGCGGTGCTCGGTGCGTCCTTCGACAACAACGTCCGGCAACTGTGCGTGCCCACCCTGCGCGGCCTGGCCGACGAACTCGGCACCACCGTGTCGCTGCTCGTCGCCGAGGGCGATCAGCAGGTGGCGATCGCGGTGATGGTGCCCACCAACGTCTTCTATCAACTGTCGTTCCACGAGGGCAGCCGTTATCCGCTGGACCGCGGCGCGGCCGGGATCGCGCTGCTGGCCAGCATGTCGCCCCGCCCTCAGGAGCGCGATCTGGTCCGCCAGGCACGCCAGCAGGGCTGGGTGATCACCCACGGCGAGATCGAGCCCAACACCTTCGGCCTCGCAGTGCCCGTGCGGCGCCGGCAACCGTCACCGCCCACCTGCATCAATCTGATCTCGCACCGCGAGGACGTCGTCATCGACGGACGCGACGCAGTCATCAAGGCTGCCAACGAATTATCGGCGGTCCTGAGCTGA